A window of Salvia splendens isolate huo1 chromosome 8, SspV2, whole genome shotgun sequence genomic DNA:
CTTATTGGCCGTGTCCGCGGCGGGCTTGGATTTGGCCTTCCTGTTTGATTTCAGAGTCTCTTCGACTAGCTTCGCGGTGAGTGGCCTGACTTCCGGAGCGTCGGACTCAGACTCCGTTTCAGATCCGGAGTCGTCTTCGTCGTCGGATGAAGGGTGAGGCAGCAGCGACGAGGGTTTGGCGGCGGGAATCTGAGGCTGTGGCTTATTTTGGGGAGGGGTGGGGTCAAGATCGACGTCGGATTCCTCCCCGGAGGAGCTTCCTTCCTTGCTGGAATCTAATTCGGATTCCTCAACTGGGTTCACGGGTTCCCGGTTTTTAGCCATTTCTGTTTCACAGAGAGAAAGTATGGTTTGCGGGGGTGAGAGAATTGTGAGAGACGGCTTGGCTTGTGTCGTCCGCAAATTCGCCACCGATGGCGAGGGATGGCAGTGGTATGACTCCGACATTGGCTGGTAGGGCGCGTGAGGTGGCTGTGCGGCGGTGTACAGCCAGGGTTTGTCGGGTGGATCAGGTTCGGGCCGGAGCGGAGAGTGCGTTGCTGCTACCCTGCGCTCATGCTCAACCAATCGGGTCTCGAGCCGGGCGAGCCTAGCGAGAATATTCTCCCACGTTGCTGCTGTTGAATTCCATTGCAAGCCTTCATATGCTTGCGATATCTCCCACAATGAACGAAGATTGACTTCTGCCATGAGATCGAAGAtaaaagcaccaattgataaggGTAATTCTCTTATCAAGATGCCAGAGACGATAAAAGAGATAAAAGAGAAGTCCCGGGAGGTGGAATCCCGTCGACAACTCAAGCTTAAACAAAATGcgtaaaataaaacagaaagaaacGTAAATTCATAAATTCGTTCATTCGTTCTTTGAAAGGAATAACAATGACacttatttataatactaaataccctaacttaaggaaaaagaaaatatcctaaacatatatggaaaagatatgacaAATCActaataaactaattaataaagatattgGGATATTCATATAGATATGCACCTATCAACTACATACTAATAATATGCatgatatttatattattgaatggaatttcaataattataaacTCAGATCATAACACATGGTTTGATTACTTGATTCATCAGGAGCTTGATATTGTTGACCCTTTTAGTATTACATGAATATATATGGGGACCAACTATCTACCTTTGTATATGTCATTTCTAAACACCCATTCACATTTGTTGGCATAAGTCAATCATCAagtcacattttttattttcttaaagtaTTCATCTATGTATTACTACCAACATTTATGTTGATTAAAGGAATTAAGGTCCGCAATTAGTTAGTGTAACAACTAACAAGTGAGTTTATAATTCTCAATTCTTAAAAATTATATCTAGAGCTAGTAATATATGAATTAATAATATGGATATAATAAAGATTGCaaatttaaatgaattaataataGAAATGATTCTATATTCCATCTTCAATTGAGATTTGTAGTTATAGGATTTATGTTATTTGGATAGCTAGTAATCTCATAATTAATGACATGAAGTTAATTAGACAAGGACTGATATATTTAGTTAGCGTGTGTAAACAGATTAGTGAGAAGTAGTGACCATACCATATTCCAAGTTAGGTAAAAGAGCTTCTCAAACAGATTATATTCAAAGTAGCTTACCTACCCTATTCTTTGAACAAATCCCCCATACTTTCTAGTGCTTAATCATtactaaaatattaattaatactctCATATAGATTAATATTGGTCGATAATCTGTCTTCCACATGTTATACTAATTAAGTAATtgcattaaattaaataaaatgaatataaaggAGACATTGTTTTCATTAGGAAAATATGCGGTGGCTAATATTGGGTAAACTTTACTATTGTGGATTAGACTAAAACCACTCATTTCATGGCAGAATCAATTTAGTTACCTTATCATCGGCCCAAGAAGATCGATAAGCTTCATTAAATTCAGCCTTGGAGTTGCTAATTAATTCATGGTGCGACAATTTTGTCTCAATCCCGAAGGGTTTATGAGTTCTTCGTCCGCACTTCACTCTGTACGATCCCACAAGTTTCATTTCCTGAATCCGTTCAATAACTAACCTTTGTTTATAGACATGGGTAACAATCGATTTGTAAGTGTGTACGCTTTGACATTCAAAATCATTTGCACATGTTTGACTTGTCGACTAGATAGATTGCTATAGCATCAAATTTGTAACATAAATTAGTATATGTGTCAATATCGTCAGAACAATTAATCCCTTTTATTTCTTCGTTGCGGGAAGGAAGGATTAGCATGAGTTGTCACACTTTGCAAGGTTTAGTATTTATTGGGTATAGAGCTAGCAACATGTTTCCTTAATTTGAGATAACAAAATTGGAAGGGTTTGGACACAAAATGTTACCCTATTGTTctattcaaattttcaaattgaTATAAGGGTGGCACTCCATAATGATATAATGTTGCAATGAGTAACATTTATCTTTTATCTTATTGTTctattcaaattttcaaattgaTGAGAGAAGAAATGCTCGAGGTTCGTGAAATGAAGGGGGCGAGCTCACGGTCAAGCAAAAGAACAATAGAAACAAAACGAGTTTTCTGCAACAAATTAAACAACACTAaaccaagaaaaaaaagagggTAACAACGACCGAACAAAGAAACGTTGAGGGACGATTCCACAAAttcttaaaatataattttattttaatgtccCAGATTGACCATGAAATGATATAGAACATGGCGATCCACACTCGTTTATCAAATTATCTTAAGGGAGTACCAAGCCTTGGATAAAAACCACATTTGGTTAATTATTAAATGACCCAACTCCCAGACTAACGGTTGTTTTTTCATGCCAATAAAATCTTTTCAACAAGTTTTTTCCTCACTTCTCAACGTGTTTTGGATATTATTGTTTGAATAAATGAAATGTATTGGCTCAGTGTTGTGTGTGCGTGAGGTGAAATGACTATTTTGAAAACACTTAGACAAATATCGAATTATTATACTAGTATAAGCTCAAGGGACCATTTCAATATTGATTCATCATGACATATAATAATGTGTCCACACACAGATTTAAATCAACTTCAAAGCTCATTTCGATGCTATTAATGTTACATAGTGTTCACAGTTTCGCACACTATCATCCTCAAATACTTTTTTGTGTTACATTAATATTGTAATCATCACATAAAAACTTTTAGCAAAAAAGCTCATAATTTAAAAGGTACATAATACTTATTCAATTATCACAAAACGGTGTGTCTTTTTTGTAGGGTTATTTTGCTATCACGAGTTGGTTTTTCCGTGGGGACTTAATGAAATGATTGATCTATTGATTAAACAACAAAGCAAATTCTATTTCATTTTGAATCGACAAACcatttttttcaagaaaaagggaaaaatagaaaatggtAAGATGAAATCAAATCAATAGGCCTAGGTGTTATGAGAAGTCTCCACTTCAAAATGTGGTCCAAAAGAGTAAGTAAATTTCAGTGTTGAAATTAGATTTCAAGATAGATACAAGCCCCACTACATAGGAATTCAACCTAAACATATTTGATTGATTTGAAATAAAAGGGATAAATGGGCAAAACCCCACACATTTAAATTGTGCATTGAATCTAatctcttcttctcttttcaATCTTTTCCActattattttactttcaattatttctttgACACttgaaaacaaattaaaaagggaGACATCAATAGGGTCAATCTTCTAATGATTTCCATTATTTTGCATGCCTTGTAACGCTATTTCGATGCATTCTTTTAGCATATGGAAGCaagacttttttttttcttcctataAAAATGCTATATAATCGTCTTTGACCATTGTTTTTTGAATTAACTCATAAAATAAAGCCTACACGATGGGAGCAAAATATAAGCTACTATTAACTTTTACTGAAATGCCTATTGAATCTTAAATCTGAAAATAATTACTCCTAAAATACAGGTCAAAACACGAGGTTCACGTCATcgaataaaatgaataattttgtgtaatagtattttttttgtgagtTAATTAATATAGAAATCAAGGCTAATATAGAGTAATAACTTATGATACTGTTTTTATCAAAATATATTGAAATCAAGGTTCATGTATTTGGGCTATCAAAACTTCTTAGTATGTTATTTATAAGGGAAATCAATAAGCCCATTAACTGTGGATCATACTATAATATATCgtgaaataagataatttggGTTGGGCCGTTGCGAAAATTACCTCATGAACTGAATAACATTTCTCTataatatacaattatactACATTATAAATTTGTAAGGGCCGataatttttgacacgacacgataacacgacacgaaccagcacgaaattaatgggtttgggtcagagcttattgggttcgtgtccttatcaggtcgacccgttaaggacacgaaaatttagtgtcgtgttcgtgtcgggttcgtgttatcagttaagaaataatattataatattattaattcttattattttcatttttgttgaattttgttGGATATTTGTTGGATTTTGTTACTAAAAAATTATTGATGTTTTTATGTTTAGATCATATTTTGTAATTAGCAATTGGatgtttttaataggtttagccgttatcaggtcgtgttgttatcgagtcgttatcgtgtcatctcatgtacgtgttgttatcgcgTCGTAttgacccgaagtggttcgtgtcgtgttcgtatcgtgttcgtgtctgagggtagcgggtcgtgttcgtgttcatgtttgaggttttcttaacgggtcgtgttcgtgtttgttgttatcgtgtcgtgtcgttatcgtgtcgacacgataacgacccaatacgctcgatttgccacccctaaaaTTTGTACTTTGTCAAACTTATTCCCCACAGTTTTTTTCTATTCCTCTGAAAAAATGGTAAATATACAAATATCCTATTTTATGGagtaaatatacaaatattccTCTGAAAAAATGGTAAATATACAAATCGAAGGTTGTGGAtttaaaaatgagaaaaaaatttaattttcaaattgaatcatatcaaatttaaaaatttgatatttaatatttaatattcagATTTTTATTTAGTTGGATTCGGTTTTTCAATTCAAtggatgataaaaaaaaaactgaaaaataaaaaattatccgaataattgaaaatataaatttaggATTGTAATTTGAGCGTTTTTGAAAGGAGATGATACTGGATTGCGGAGTAGTGGCACTTCAATGGCGGCCGCGTCGGAGCATTAAGACTCTCTGTAATTCGGCTTCTCCGTCTCTTACGGCGGAGCAGCTCCGCCAACAGCTCGATACTCTTCACAAGGAGGCAGACACCACAAGGATCAAAGGTCAATTTCTTCctctaaattatttcaataaaCAGCATTTCCTTTTTGAATTGGCGATATATTGGGCATTTAGGTTGCTATTGCATCGATTTGGCGTTTTAGCAATCTaagggtttcctttaatttttgCTGAAACATCCTTAATTTGTGAAGAAACCTTCCATTGGATCAATCTATATATGATAAAATGGTTGAGATCACTAGGGCTTTAACACTCCTTGACTGCGGGGGTTAGGGTTTAGCTAGCCAAGATTGAAACTTTGAGATAGGAAAAATACACAAGAATGTTTAATGTCAAGAACAGTTTTATTAGTTTTCTGGTATGTATAGCTGTCTCTGTGGAAACACTGAGTTAGTTTCTATTGCAGCCAGTAATGCAAGGCTTAGACTCATTCGGTTATCCGAAGCAGTTGAGAAGATTAGACGGCAAGCGGCGGTTAGTGTTCAGACTGGAAAGGAAAATGAAGCAAGGGAGTTGCTTTTTCAAAAGAAGAAAATCATGCAAGCCATGGAGAAGTTGAAGGCTCGTATCGAATTGTTTGATCAGTTTTCGGTGAAACTGAATGAGGTATATATAGCTTCATATCTGCATTTGGGGGTGACTCCACTAGTGGACCAAATACATAAGTCTGAAACCTATGGATCAAACAGGGGTGGAAAATGCTTTTGTTGATCCCTCTTGATAGAAATCATTTACCAAGAAAATTGGGAACGTGATTGAATGTTTTGGCTGAATCAGATGTAATTCAAAGTAACATAGCTCTGATAGATTCTTTAGGCGTCTTGCATGTAGGGTGTGCGTGGCACTAAAACTTTATTTCCATTGGAAAGTAAAATGTGTCTGAAACAATTGCATGGTAGTGATGGATGTATGTATTTACTTCCTTGTTTAACCATCAACATTCTTGATTGATAGAAAATCTGCAGGTAAAGTTGATTGTGAAAACTTGTTAGAAGCTCGTAACTAATTTTATCCGCATCCTGCTATGATTGAGTTGCTAAAGCTCATTGCGCCTAATGCAATTTCAGTCATAAAAAGTTTTTTCTGTGGACTGTGATTCAGAAGATTAATTGTCGCAAATTGCACAACCATCCTTGCAATTACAACGCTGCTTTTTCAGTTTGTGCAATGACAACAACCCTAATATTTAAGAGGTGATTAGTGGAAATACATTGTTCTATGGTGCTGTGGAGTGTGGTGCCTGCCTGGCAAACTAGGTTGTAATTGAAACTTTTGAACTGTAGCTGCAACTCAGGGTGAATGTCGTGTAGTTTTATCTGCAGCACTTAACTcgaattcaaaattcaaaatcttgCATGATGCGAACTGCAATAGAAAATCATACCACAATTGTGACAAGCTATTTATCTTTCTCTTTAAGCTTAGTTTTTTATGTGTATTCTGGATTGATGGAGGTAGTTTTCTTTCTCTTATGAGTCTACCTGAAGCTTGGTCTAAAGAAAAAGATTAAGTTTCAGGCAATCTCCATGAAGGAAAGTCTACTTATTGGGAATATGACTCTAGACCTGGAGGTTAGTGAGTCAGAACCCTCTAGTCCCGTTCGAATCGTATCACCGACAGAGGAAAACATTAAAGATGATGACCTGCATTTGGATTCGGATAACATGGAATTCGAAGAAGGTCAGGAAATGCAAGTTTCATCCGAGAATCAAAGAACCAACCACAGTGAAAATGGCTGTAACAGCCTCGAAGATTCTGTCAGTGAAAAAATGTTAAATGACGCTGACGACGTCCGGGATCCGAGGGAATCCTCAACTTATGAGGACTTTGTGACACACATAGATCAACAGCTCAACAAAATCCAAGAAGAGCTTGAAACATTTGTAAGGGTTTCAAACTTGTTTCTGGAAAGCAAAGAAAGGCCAGAGTATTTGAAGGTACAATATGCAACGGAAATTCTCGAGGGCGTTTATCATATAAGAGAAAGGTAACTATGGCTCAAGACCTCCATATTTTCATTGgatcctttttttttaatttaacctGTGTGTATAACAGGATTGCCATTATCAAGCAAACAAAATGAGGTCTAGGTCAAAGTGCCATTTTGATGGTCTCTTTTGTTTCAGCAAATGACATGATGAAGGTAAGTTGCCCCTTCTTTTCTTATCtactattttcttttcattttttgggGGGTAACACTCTTTGTATTGTTCTAAGGATAATTGGAGATAAGTTATTTTGTATAGAGTGATTTGTGATCTCCAATATTTGATTCCAACTTGTAAAGAATAAGTTATTCATGActtataaattttgattatcTTAACTATCATAGATGTAACTTTTGGGTTAAAAGTATTCTTTATAAATAGAATCATATGTGAATGGAGTTCACGAACTCTTAATTTTGTCTTCTAAACATGTAGATgatcaatattttaaaaatcaaattacaTGTTATTCTTTTAATATCATGGAAAAATGCCTCTAAAAAAAGGTTACTGATAAGATTGTTAAACTAGTGTTGGTTTGTGCTATGTAGGAAATATCATTCTGTTTGTATAAGTTGCACTTAACACAATGGATAAAAGAAAGcactttataaaaaataaaactaatatgcCATTAAAActattttaagaaaaattgaaagTAAATTCCTTCTTAAATGGAAGACACAAAATAATATCAATGATATTAacaatactataaattataaatggtaggctaaggaaaaaaaattgtcaGAAAACATTGTTGCATACATGACAcacacaaacaaataaaatttcaagtaattcacaaaacaatttaaatcAAGTCAAGCATGTCACTAAAACCAAATGAGATTTATAACAAAAAATTTTGGTCACATAATTAACATAATCTAGAAACTACtaaagtaacttgggacgggtAGAGTATAgatattgattttgtttttctaCATTAGCTATTACTATTTCGTGTTTGATATTCAGGACCAGTATCTCATTTGATCAGACTCCTATATGATGAGAATGTTCGATGAAGAATACTCCAACGCGAAAGatcttgtttaagatgttgCGCGCCAAGATCATCGATTTTACAAttctaataaaatgaaattgcacTTAGTAAAAAGGGATATAGAAGATAGTATTACTCATGCTTACTAAGTGATTAGGATCTTACCCTTATAGCCTTGACGATGGCTCGCGCCTTCTCCTCGAGCTGATTCCTTGGATTCAACGTTCAATCTTCTTTTCAATTCCAAATATAGTACTTTGATTCTTGTGTGGATAAAACCAATTTTCACCTCAAAATACATACCTTTATAACCCAAAATGAAGTCTTTGAAATCAGATTGtaaaacatcatcaagacaatattgattcataatttaaaaaattacgttaagattttttaaattattagtactgaattatgattcataattttaaaatcaaattaagattctttaaattaatttataatttataacataataaatattattgttgcacaaaataataaatacttaaatatgtaagaattttaaaatatggaaaaaaaatCTCTAACAAAAGGTGAAATAAGCAGAATCCTAGAAAGTTGAACAACTATTCTTATTTTTAGAATTATGATCACTACCTTCTtggtataattaaaaaaacaaacaaacatcaaaattttaaaaattaagaatGAAATTACTTTACCAAGCATAATCCTagaaatacatatatattttcgACTGATTTTCAATAAGATAATTACTACTAGAGTTGGGACAAATACTTATTTACGTATAAAAATCATGCAATGTTAAAAGACTACTACCCAACTCAAAAGCGATAgcttttatatttattgatttCATATTATTGCCCACAATTTTTCAAAAAAGGTGCCGAAGATCCGTACCGATTTCAACATATTGTGTAAGTTCATTTCTAACTTGTCTCCAATTAATGAAAATGCTTCCCTTGAATGTGATCTTCCGCATGTAACCGATTGAGCATCGAGCATGATAACCATATCGTATGTCACGTGTTGTTAGAGTCGCTACGAAGAAAAAAGATATATTGAGAATgtatatttgtcattttttaaaataaaatattttcttaaaaagtCGTACATTCAAAAAAAGAAGTAAATGATAAACAATTATTAAGTGTCTTATTTATCTTGTGTTGTGAATGATTATATATAGCTCTCCAAAATTAGAAAGGAATAACACATTCTCAAATACATTGCCGGTTGAAGAATTTTTCTATTAAGAAAAGAtaaatatgacatttattgatacagaccaaataGGAAaattcatcccaaaagactagcctgttaggagagagagctcatttagtctatatagaccacatcagttgttctcacaaccgatgtgggaattgagtctgtaacattcgaccctcctttaagggccaacatcctcgttggtcacggccacgttggccACGGCtgattctttgcccggccaccactccgtgggtcaccactccgagttctcgttggtcacggccacgttagtcacggcggattctttgcccggccaccactccgtgggtcaccactccgagcggtcccaaacgcactcgttggtcacggcgagttcgttgcccggccaccactccgagccgtttgggctcacaatgaaagcaccaattgatacaaaccaaacatgagaactcatcccaaaagactagcctgttaggagagatagctcatttagtctatatacccc
This region includes:
- the LOC121743661 gene encoding uncharacterized protein LOC121743661, with protein sequence MILDCGVVALQWRPRRSIKTLCNSASPSLTAEQLRQQLDTLHKEADTTRIKASNARLRLIRLSEAVEKIRRQAAVSVQTGKENEARELLFQKKKIMQAMEKLKARIELFDQFSVKLNEAISMKESLLIGNMTLDLEVSESEPSSPVRIVSPTEENIKDDDLHLDSDNMEFEEGQEMQVSSENQRTNHSENGCNSLEDSVSEKMLNDADDVRDPRESSTYEDFVTHIDQQLNKIQEELETFVRVSNLFLESKERPEYLKVQYATEILEGVYHIRERIAIIKQTK